A genomic region of Paenibacillus sp. PL2-23 contains the following coding sequences:
- a CDS encoding anti-sigma factor has protein sequence MSRDKVELEAAKTTCEAGFTEQDWIDALIGHADTVRRTALHLHAAECASCQALREEWGQLLSPTTGKNDGAPEAYELTPSRRASLRRRVRLKGAGRWLGRSLLAGSAAVAAVILVAMLMSQDRLTSASDEHLLSYVESQEPAALQLVRASDTSRYRIAPQGEAREGYLWLSGDSREAFLLLDPLARQDGEDYQAWAIQGARRYSLGIVKFAGGAGYLHMKTDLLPYADHIALSTEPKGGSETPSQQRFMLLVPGP, from the coding sequence ATGAGCAGGGATAAAGTAGAGTTGGAAGCTGCCAAGACGACATGCGAGGCTGGCTTCACTGAGCAGGATTGGATCGACGCCCTGATAGGCCATGCCGACACCGTCAGGCGGACAGCGCTGCACTTGCATGCGGCTGAATGTGCCAGCTGCCAAGCGCTGCGCGAGGAGTGGGGGCAGCTCCTCAGCCCGACCACGGGAAAGAACGACGGAGCTCCCGAAGCTTACGAGCTGACTCCCAGCCGCCGCGCTTCGCTTAGGCGGAGGGTCCGGCTTAAGGGGGCGGGCCGCTGGCTGGGAAGAAGCCTCCTTGCCGGCTCTGCCGCTGTCGCAGCCGTAATACTCGTTGCGATGCTGATGTCGCAGGACCGGCTCACGTCTGCTTCAGACGAGCATCTGCTCTCTTATGTAGAGAGCCAGGAGCCTGCCGCGCTGCAATTGGTAAGGGCGTCAGACACGTCCCGCTACCGCATTGCTCCTCAAGGAGAAGCGCGGGAGGGCTATCTCTGGCTAAGCGGAGACAGCAGGGAAGCGTTTCTGCTGCTGGACCCGCTCGCACGACAAGATGGGGAGGATTATCAGGCGTGGGCCATTCAGGGCGCTCGCAGGTATTCCTTAGGCATCGTGAAGTTTGCAGGCGGAGCGGGATATTTGCACATGAAAACCGATTTGCTGCCCTACGCGGATCATATCGCGCTCAGCACGGAGCCGAAGGGCGGCAGCGAGACACCGTCCCAGCAGCGATTCATGCTGCTGGTGCCGGGGCCATAA
- a CDS encoding sigma-70 family RNA polymerase sigma factor has translation MRQNRENAHWNGCQDNAAMAAVLRDMCEGSSEAFDRFYSHYVPLVMRIACRLLGDRMEAEDVCHDIFLEAIRKGRQYSPDRGSVDAWMAVMTKSRCMDRMRKLSRTVVVHDAEEAERFQVEPGPEEKTLVSMERRAVRDALEELPEQQRNALVTAYYRHRTHRELAEEWEVPLGTVKSWIRYGIHNLRKSLTRRGWAAEGFGREEGGG, from the coding sequence GTGCGTCAAAATCGAGAGAATGCCCATTGGAACGGCTGCCAGGACAACGCAGCGATGGCAGCCGTGCTTCGCGACATGTGCGAGGGCTCCAGCGAGGCCTTCGACCGCTTCTACAGCCATTACGTACCGCTTGTCATGCGTATTGCGTGCAGACTGCTCGGCGACCGAATGGAGGCGGAGGATGTCTGCCATGATATCTTCCTGGAGGCGATCCGCAAGGGACGGCAGTATAGTCCTGACAGGGGCTCTGTAGACGCCTGGATGGCCGTGATGACGAAGAGCCGCTGCATGGACAGAATGAGAAAGCTCAGCCGGACCGTTGTCGTGCACGACGCGGAAGAAGCGGAGCGGTTCCAGGTCGAACCGGGACCGGAAGAGAAGACGCTGGTGTCAATGGAGCGGCGTGCTGTCAGAGATGCGCTGGAGGAGCTACCGGAGCAGCAGCGTAATGCACTCGTAACCGCTTATTACCGCCATCGGACACATAGGGAGCTGGCAGAGGAGTGGGAGGTGCCGCTCGGCACGGTCAAGTCGTGGATCAGATACGGCATTCACAATCTTCGCAAATCGCTGACGAGGCGAGGCTGGGCTGCTGAGGGCTTCGGAAGGGAGGAAGGAGGCGGATGA
- a CDS encoding NEW3 domain-containing protein, giving the protein MRKACRQASILALVIAVLTLGGLGLSPQSAEAANTLELFTPYTAVDAAPGESISYSIELMNRGEATVKADISFQNTPDGWSYELTAGGRVVKQLAVKPESSETLSLRLDVPLQVDKGEYSFTVNAGGAQLPLRVFVAEKGSYTSKLEVEQPNIEGHADSSFTFSAKLSNQTAEEQTYALAASVDNGWEARFTSGGNGVTSVTVEPNASQTLSIELLPPDQAKAGTYSVPIMAANSSTKAETTLEAVITGTYGIALSTADDRLNAAVKAGGSRSLQLVVKNTGTVKLEDVSLNAQTPAEWDVTFEPKTIRSLEPGTEASVQAVIQASEQALPGDYALNLSAGTAQKSADAAIRVAVKSSTLWGWIGILIIAAVAAGIYGLFHKYGRR; this is encoded by the coding sequence ATGCGCAAAGCATGCCGCCAGGCTTCGATCCTGGCACTTGTTATCGCTGTATTGACATTAGGGGGACTAGGGCTGTCGCCGCAAAGCGCGGAGGCCGCGAACACGCTGGAGCTGTTCACGCCGTATACCGCTGTTGACGCCGCGCCGGGAGAATCGATCTCCTACAGCATTGAACTGATGAACCGGGGGGAAGCAACCGTCAAAGCCGATATCAGCTTTCAGAACACGCCTGACGGCTGGTCCTATGAACTGACGGCGGGAGGCAGGGTGGTCAAGCAGCTGGCCGTCAAGCCAGAGAGCTCGGAAACGCTCAGCCTGAGATTGGATGTGCCGCTTCAGGTCGATAAGGGAGAATACAGCTTCACTGTGAACGCAGGCGGCGCCCAGCTCCCGCTTCGTGTGTTCGTTGCGGAGAAGGGCTCCTATACCTCGAAGCTGGAGGTCGAGCAGCCTAACATCGAGGGGCACGCGGACTCCAGCTTCACCTTCTCTGCCAAGCTTTCGAATCAAACTGCGGAAGAGCAGACCTATGCGCTTGCCGCATCGGTCGACAACGGTTGGGAGGCGCGCTTCACCTCCGGCGGGAATGGCGTCACGTCCGTAACCGTCGAGCCAAACGCTTCCCAGACGTTGTCCATTGAGCTCCTGCCCCCGGATCAGGCCAAGGCCGGCACCTACAGCGTTCCGATTATGGCCGCCAACAGCTCCACCAAAGCGGAGACGACGCTGGAGGCCGTTATTACCGGCACCTACGGCATCGCGCTGAGCACCGCTGACGATCGGCTGAATGCTGCAGTGAAGGCGGGAGGCAGCCGTTCGCTTCAGCTGGTTGTCAAAAACACCGGCACCGTCAAGCTGGAGGATGTGAGCTTGAACGCGCAGACGCCCGCTGAATGGGACGTCACCTTCGAGCCCAAAACCATCCGTTCGCTGGAGCCAGGCACAGAAGCAAGCGTTCAGGCCGTGATTCAAGCCTCCGAGCAGGCTTTGCCTGGCGATTACGCGCTGAACCTGTCGGCCGGCACCGCTCAGAAATCTGCGGACGCCGCCATCCGAGTTGCGGTGAAATCATCTACGCTGTGGGGCTGGATCGGGATTCTGATCATTGCCGCTGTAGCCGCTGGTATCTACGGCCTATTCCACAAATACGGGAGGCGTTGA
- a CDS encoding ABC transporter ATP-binding protein translates to MEQRTYTEAAVELTGLTKAYGSHLAVNKLDLTIRKGEVFGLLGPNGAGKTTTILMMLGLTEPTAGTVRVLGLDPARSALDIKRRIGYMPDDLGFYEDRTAIDNLMYTAGLNGFSRQAAQQNALELLERVGLSGSGRKKVGAFSRGMRQRLGLADVLIKRPEMIILDEPTLGIDPKGVQELLELITTLSREDGLTVLLSSHHLQQVQQICDRVGLFVGGRLVACGGLEQLSGMLEEEHAVVIELEFGNPSERLKPALLAIPGVRDMREIAMLPDGRFRAELQCDTDVTAAAARTASSEAELYAIHRRTYSLDDVYRRFFEGGDTHAV, encoded by the coding sequence GTGGAGCAGCGCACCTATACAGAAGCCGCCGTCGAGCTGACGGGACTAACCAAAGCGTACGGCAGCCATCTAGCGGTCAACAAGCTGGACCTTACGATTCGCAAGGGTGAAGTATTCGGCTTGCTGGGACCGAACGGCGCGGGCAAAACCACAACGATTCTAATGATGCTGGGACTAACCGAGCCGACAGCCGGTACTGTGCGCGTGCTGGGTCTCGACCCGGCTCGAAGCGCGCTGGACATTAAACGCCGGATCGGCTATATGCCGGACGACCTTGGCTTCTACGAGGATCGGACCGCAATAGACAATTTGATGTACACAGCGGGGTTGAACGGCTTCTCCAGGCAAGCAGCCCAGCAGAACGCATTGGAGCTGTTGGAGCGTGTCGGCTTGTCTGGAAGCGGCAGGAAGAAGGTTGGCGCATTCTCCAGAGGGATGCGCCAGAGACTGGGACTAGCAGACGTGCTGATCAAACGTCCCGAGATGATCATTCTGGATGAGCCAACGCTCGGCATAGACCCCAAAGGCGTGCAGGAGCTGCTGGAGCTCATTACGACCCTCAGCAGGGAAGACGGCCTCACTGTGCTGCTCTCATCGCATCATCTGCAGCAAGTGCAGCAAATTTGCGATCGGGTCGGCTTGTTTGTCGGAGGGAGACTGGTCGCATGCGGCGGACTGGAGCAGCTCTCGGGCATGCTGGAGGAGGAGCACGCCGTTGTCATCGAGCTGGAGTTTGGGAATCCAAGCGAGCGCCTGAAGCCCGCCTTGCTGGCTATCCCTGGCGTTAGGGACATGAGGGAAATCGCCATGCTGCCGGACGGTCGTTTCAGGGCGGAGCTGCAATGCGACACCGACGTGACAGCCGCCGCGGCGCGAACGGCTTCCTCGGAAGCAGAGCTGTATGCCATTCATAGACGAACGTATAGTCTGGACGATGTGTATCGTCGTTTTTTTGAAGGAGGTGACACACATGCCGTTTAA
- a CDS encoding ABC transporter permease subunit: MPFNGLRARLSERFSLRKGGESSAAAFWVMVRKEFGDHVRSWRFVILMGIILLACIGSVYSAVTALRSGANEDTSMAFLQIFTLSDGTLPNFIAFVTFLGPLMGIALGFDAVNAERSRGTLSRLISQPIYRDDLLKAKFVSTLLVITVAIFALGLLVMGLGLIVIGYPPTPEQFLRVLLFLITSVVYIGFWLNLSILFSVRFRQATTSALAGLAIWIFFTVFYGMLLNLVAKGAAPSENAGAEAVMRYQELILSLNRLSPSELFNEANTTLLMPSVRSLGPLTMEQVVGALPSPLPLGQSLLLVWPQLTGMLSATMICFGLSYLLFMRQEIRSRS, encoded by the coding sequence ATGCCGTTTAACGGCTTACGCGCTAGGCTGTCGGAAAGATTCTCTCTCCGCAAGGGCGGTGAATCGTCCGCCGCCGCTTTCTGGGTCATGGTGCGCAAGGAATTCGGAGATCACGTTCGAAGCTGGCGATTTGTCATTCTGATGGGCATTATTTTGCTGGCCTGCATCGGCTCTGTCTACTCAGCGGTTACCGCGCTCCGAAGCGGAGCCAACGAGGATACAAGCATGGCGTTCCTGCAAATCTTCACCTTGTCGGATGGAACCTTGCCTAACTTTATCGCGTTTGTCACGTTTCTCGGTCCGCTCATGGGCATCGCTCTCGGCTTTGACGCCGTGAACGCGGAACGCAGCAGAGGCACACTTAGCCGTCTGATCTCCCAGCCCATTTACCGGGACGATCTGCTGAAGGCGAAATTTGTGTCCACGCTGCTCGTCATTACGGTCGCTATATTCGCGCTTGGGCTGCTTGTTATGGGGCTTGGCCTTATTGTAATCGGCTATCCGCCGACGCCGGAGCAATTTCTGCGGGTGCTGCTCTTTCTGATCACGTCCGTTGTCTATATCGGCTTCTGGCTCAATCTGTCCATCCTGTTTTCGGTCCGATTCCGGCAGGCGACCACCTCGGCGCTTGCGGGCCTCGCGATTTGGATATTTTTCACCGTATTCTATGGCATGCTCCTGAACCTCGTCGCCAAAGGCGCCGCTCCGTCGGAAAATGCGGGCGCAGAAGCTGTGATGCGCTATCAGGAGCTTATTCTATCGCTCAACAGACTGTCCCCGTCCGAGCTGTTCAATGAGGCCAACACCACTCTTCTTATGCCTAGCGTGCGGTCTCTCGGACCGCTGACCATGGAGCAAGTGGTGGGCGCTCTGCCTTCACCGCTGCCCCTTGGCCAGAGTCTGCTGCTTGTCTGGCCGCAGCTTACGGGTATGCTGTCCGCCACGATGATCTGCTTCGGCCTGTCCTATCTGCTCTTCATGCGTCAGGAGATCCGTTCGCGCTCTTGA
- a CDS encoding spore germination protein — protein MQGTAQPETKGYEADAGTPKQPISDVLGDNISQLEAIFSRNADIVFRHWSYGPELQHSACSVYYETLMQGEIINYMKSSLQDLVAHEVGPATTITPENVISFFEHQGVSEKKADLLDDLHQAVFHISSGNFVIFFNEWNKALVYQSLTMESRQVSEPTNESVIQGPRESTVENLQKNVGLLRMRLKTPDFKTVALYAGGKTQTRIIYGYVEGAADPEMLKEFEKRIQKAAEMEILETSYIEQLIEDSTWSPFPQHRYTERPDTAVAAMLDGKIAVLTQGTGSILLCPGMFPEFFQSSEDYYQRTVYSSMIRFLRIIAFLLALTLPSIYIALSTFHSELIPTVLLLAVIDTREGIPFPAFFEALIMEFFFELLREAGVRLPKPVGSAVSIVGALVVGEAAINAGIASPIMVIIVALTGIASFSIPQYNIAIALRILKFPLMLSASIMGGFGIMIVFILILLHLCKLRSLGQPYLTPIAPLRASLLRDVFIRAPLKSLLQSPRKHSPKN, from the coding sequence GTGCAAGGAACAGCTCAGCCGGAGACCAAGGGATATGAGGCGGACGCTGGCACGCCCAAGCAGCCGATATCGGATGTATTGGGGGATAATATCAGCCAGCTGGAAGCTATCTTCTCCAGAAACGCTGATATCGTATTCCGGCATTGGAGCTACGGCCCGGAGCTCCAGCATTCGGCATGCTCCGTCTATTATGAAACCCTGATGCAAGGCGAAATTATCAATTATATGAAAAGCTCCTTGCAGGATCTTGTCGCTCACGAGGTCGGCCCCGCTACGACGATTACGCCGGAGAATGTCATTTCCTTCTTCGAGCATCAAGGGGTTTCCGAGAAAAAGGCCGATCTGCTGGATGACCTGCATCAAGCTGTGTTTCATATATCTTCGGGCAACTTTGTTATTTTCTTCAATGAATGGAACAAGGCTCTGGTCTATCAATCGCTGACCATGGAGTCGCGGCAGGTATCAGAGCCCACCAATGAATCCGTTATTCAGGGACCTCGGGAAAGCACCGTTGAGAACCTGCAAAAAAATGTAGGGCTTCTCCGCATGCGTCTCAAGACGCCGGATTTCAAAACCGTAGCGTTGTATGCGGGGGGGAAAACTCAAACACGGATTATTTACGGCTATGTGGAGGGCGCCGCGGATCCCGAAATGCTGAAGGAATTCGAGAAGAGAATCCAAAAAGCAGCCGAGATGGAAATATTGGAGACCTCCTACATTGAGCAGCTAATTGAGGATTCAACCTGGTCTCCCTTCCCGCAGCATCGTTATACGGAACGTCCCGATACGGCAGTAGCGGCCATGTTGGATGGCAAGATCGCCGTGCTTACACAAGGGACGGGAAGCATTCTATTATGTCCGGGAATGTTCCCGGAATTTTTCCAATCAAGCGAAGATTATTATCAGAGAACCGTGTACTCCAGCATGATCCGCTTCCTGCGCATCATTGCGTTTTTACTGGCGTTGACGCTTCCCAGCATCTATATCGCCTTATCCACCTTCCACTCCGAGCTCATCCCGACCGTCTTGCTGCTTGCGGTCATTGATACGAGAGAAGGCATACCGTTTCCCGCTTTCTTCGAAGCGTTAATTATGGAGTTTTTCTTCGAGCTCCTGCGGGAAGCAGGCGTACGGCTGCCTAAGCCCGTTGGGTCAGCCGTCAGCATCGTTGGGGCTCTCGTCGTAGGCGAAGCGGCAATCAATGCCGGAATCGCGTCACCGATTATGGTTATTATCGTTGCGCTCACCGGCATCGCATCGTTTTCGATTCCTCAATACAACATTGCGATCGCTTTGCGGATCTTAAAGTTTCCGCTTATGCTTTCCGCATCCATCATGGGGGGCTTCGGCATCATGATTGTGTTTATCCTCATCTTGCTGCATCTTTGCAAGCTGCGTTCGCTTGGACAGCCTTATTTGACGCCTATTGCTCCGCTTCGGGCAAGCCTGCTTCGGGATGTCTTCATAAGGGCTCCATTGAAATCACTGCTTCAATCACCGCGCAAGCATTCGCCTAAAAACTAG
- a CDS encoding Ger(x)C family spore germination protein, producing MMFKKRMTLVLLCAALLFLPGCWNKRELDHYGFVMAIAIDQGKNKQLELTTQMYRPVTGQNGGGGGSQSPTANLLVKTTDDSLFEAIRDIPIHLGRKATWSHMRVIIIGEKLAKSTDVGKLIDFFYRDHEPRHTISLMIAKGRADRILEIEPEIEQTIGQQLLLTKQVSYKNSAKSMDTTLLKFALQMGSPNNDAAITYIYKDSMDELNTAGLALLKKGKMINILPSKKVEGLVMLRNEFKSGIVEIPCQEKLQTESFEVLGLNTRIKPKLEGDKVSVLVKASVEGVIGELKCTEIKTRQDEEDYILKIEKEIQHQMLSTIQVLQANKTDIIDIGNSIAKWHPKAWKGMKDSWEDQFAGIPFDIQVDVRLITTGTAIGKPAVSGDSK from the coding sequence ATGATGTTTAAAAAAAGGATGACCCTCGTTTTATTGTGCGCCGCCCTGCTCTTCCTGCCCGGGTGCTGGAATAAAAGAGAGCTGGATCACTACGGATTTGTAATGGCGATTGCGATCGACCAGGGCAAAAACAAACAGTTGGAATTGACCACGCAGATGTACCGCCCAGTCACCGGGCAAAATGGGGGCGGAGGAGGCTCACAGAGCCCCACGGCGAACCTGCTGGTCAAAACAACGGACGATTCCCTATTCGAAGCGATCCGTGATATTCCTATCCATCTCGGCAGGAAGGCTACCTGGAGCCATATGCGCGTGATCATCATTGGCGAGAAGCTGGCGAAGTCGACCGACGTCGGCAAGCTGATCGATTTTTTTTACCGGGATCATGAACCCAGACATACGATCTCCCTTATGATTGCCAAAGGACGCGCGGATCGTATATTGGAAATCGAGCCGGAGATCGAGCAGACCATCGGGCAGCAGCTCTTGCTCACCAAACAGGTATCCTACAAAAACTCCGCCAAATCGATGGATACGACGCTGCTCAAATTCGCTCTGCAGATGGGCAGTCCGAATAACGATGCGGCTATCACCTATATTTACAAGGACAGTATGGACGAATTGAATACAGCAGGTTTGGCACTTCTGAAGAAGGGCAAGATGATCAACATCCTGCCTTCCAAAAAAGTGGAAGGGCTTGTCATGCTGCGGAATGAATTTAAGTCCGGCATTGTAGAAATCCCCTGCCAGGAGAAGCTTCAGACAGAATCATTTGAGGTGCTTGGCCTGAATACCAGGATAAAGCCCAAGCTTGAGGGAGACAAGGTGAGCGTACTTGTAAAAGCCTCGGTAGAAGGAGTCATCGGAGAACTGAAATGCACAGAGATCAAAACAAGACAGGATGAGGAAGACTATATCCTCAAAATTGAAAAGGAAATCCAACATCAGATGCTCTCGACCATCCAAGTGCTTCAGGCTAATAAAACGGATATCATCGATATCGGCAATTCGATCGCAAAGTGGCATCCCAAAGCATGGAAAGGCATGAAGGACTCTTGGGAGGATCAATTTGCCGGGATCCCTTTCGATATTCAGGTCGACGTCAGGCTCATAACGACCGGCACCGCGATTGGAAAGCCGGCTGTTTCGGGGGATAGCAAATAG